One Kineococcus aurantiacus genomic window carries:
- a CDS encoding ABC transporter permease subunit produces the protein MSRRAAGVALTYLVLLAGAVLALGPYLLSLLTSLKEPAQLARRATLTWPAPWTGQNYADVLGGQYTLVPALVVTVQVVVVLLVGQLVCSVFAAYAFARLRFPGRSLLFGGYLATMMVPQVVTVVPLYVMFAQAGLRNTFWGIVLPTLFGSPFAVYLLREHFRAVPQDLEDAARLDGCGTLRILRHVVVPLSRPVLATLAVITVVSQWNNFLWPLIITTGPKWQTLTVATANLQSQYNGNWTLVTAATTLAMAPLVVLFLLVNKHVTESISLTGFR, from the coding sequence GTGAGCCGCCGCGCCGCGGGCGTCGCCCTGACCTACCTCGTGCTGCTCGCCGGGGCGGTGCTCGCCCTCGGGCCCTACCTGCTCAGCCTGCTGACGTCGCTGAAGGAGCCGGCGCAACTGGCCCGGCGGGCCACGCTCACCTGGCCGGCGCCGTGGACGGGGCAGAACTACGCCGACGTCCTCGGCGGGCAGTACACGCTGGTCCCGGCCCTGGTCGTGACGGTGCAGGTGGTCGTGGTGCTGCTCGTCGGGCAGCTCGTCTGCTCGGTGTTCGCGGCCTACGCGTTCGCGCGGCTGCGGTTCCCCGGGCGCAGCCTGCTGTTCGGCGGCTACCTGGCGACCATGATGGTCCCGCAGGTCGTCACGGTCGTCCCGCTGTACGTGATGTTCGCCCAGGCCGGGCTGCGGAACACCTTCTGGGGCATCGTGCTGCCCACCCTGTTCGGTTCCCCGTTCGCCGTCTACCTCCTGCGCGAGCACTTCCGCGCCGTCCCGCAGGACCTGGAGGACGCCGCCCGCCTCGACGGGTGCGGGACCCTGCGCATCCTGCGGCACGTCGTCGTCCCGCTGTCGCGGCCGGTGCTGGCGACCCTGGCGGTCATCACCGTCGTCAGCCAGTGGAACAACTTCCTGTGGCCCCTGATCATCACCACGGGCCCGAAGTGGCAGACTCTCACGGTGGCGACTGCGAACCTGCAGAGTCAGTACAACGGGAACTGGACGCTGGTCACCGCTGCGACGACGCTCGCCATGGCCCCCCTGGTGGTGCTCTTCCTGCTCGTGAACAAGCACGTCACCGAGTCGATCTCCCTCACCGGTTTCCGCTGA
- a CDS encoding DUF3253 domain-containing protein gives MSRGAGQGARRGAPPPAKDCAVCGRTITWRKKWERDWDQVRYCSDACRRRAKAAAGVDGALQAALSRLLDERGPAGTVDPEEVARAVGGADWQELREPARSAARRLVAAGEAEITQGGRVVDPSTARGPIRVRRGGGRA, from the coding sequence GTGAGTCGTGGAGCGGGCCAGGGCGCACGTCGCGGTGCCCCGCCGCCGGCCAAGGACTGCGCCGTCTGCGGGCGGACCATCACCTGGCGCAAGAAGTGGGAACGCGACTGGGACCAGGTCCGGTACTGCTCCGACGCCTGCCGCCGGCGGGCCAAGGCGGCCGCCGGCGTCGACGGCGCGCTCCAGGCGGCCCTGAGCCGGCTGCTGGACGAACGCGGCCCCGCGGGCACCGTGGACCCCGAGGAGGTCGCGCGCGCCGTCGGCGGCGCGGACTGGCAGGAGCTGCGGGAACCGGCCCGCTCGGCCGCCCGCCGGCTCGTCGCGGCGGGGGAGGCCGAGATCACCCAGGGCGGGCGGGTCGTGGACCCCTCCACGGCCCGGGGACCGATCCGGGTGCGGCGTGGCGGGGGGCGGGCGTAG
- a CDS encoding NtaA/DmoA family FMN-dependent monooxygenase (This protein belongs to a clade of FMN-dependent monooxygenases, within a broader family of flavin-dependent oxidoreductases, the luciferase-like monooxygenase (LMM) family, some of whose members use coenzyme F420 rather than FMN.), with the protein MILTAMVFYPGGEHLTSWRLPGGRPDEYVSFGYYEHFARTAERAGFAAVFYADELYVWDRFGSGVEHVANVRPEPFGLLGALTRSTERIGLVATVSTTYNEPFHTARQVGTLDFLSSGRAGWNLVTSASDEEARNFGLERNLDHAARYRRGAEFVEVVHGLWDSWDDGAIRPDVASGRYADPAGMHVLDHEGEFFRVRGPLNLPRPPQGRPVLFQAGSSEDGRRLAGRHAEAVFVPGSAPLPGARSLYEDYKRRAVENGRDRSHLLVLPALSPVLGETPARALERLEEIEALTPDRLSLDWLSHHLGVDLSDRPLDERFEFDFSSGSNQVQTVFEGVRKLVDRERFTLRELYRAMLRRRFLPGTPEQVADWMTERFTGGAADGFTLAFSSLPTGLEEFAEQVVPLLVRRGVLAPELPAATLRENLGLPVPPSRYR; encoded by the coding sequence GTGATCCTCACGGCGATGGTCTTCTACCCCGGCGGCGAGCACCTCACGAGCTGGCGGCTGCCGGGTGGGCGGCCGGACGAGTACGTGAGCTTCGGGTACTACGAGCACTTCGCGCGCACCGCCGAGCGGGCGGGGTTCGCGGCCGTGTTCTACGCCGACGAGCTGTACGTGTGGGACCGGTTCGGCTCCGGCGTCGAGCACGTCGCGAACGTGCGGCCCGAGCCGTTCGGCCTGCTGGGGGCGCTGACCCGCAGCACCGAGCGGATCGGCCTGGTCGCGACCGTCTCCACGACGTACAACGAGCCGTTCCACACCGCCCGGCAGGTCGGCACCCTGGACTTCCTCAGCTCCGGGCGGGCCGGGTGGAACCTCGTGACGTCGGCCAGCGACGAGGAGGCCCGCAACTTCGGGCTGGAGCGCAACCTGGACCACGCCGCGCGCTACCGCCGCGGCGCCGAGTTCGTCGAGGTCGTGCACGGCCTGTGGGACAGCTGGGACGACGGCGCGATCCGCCCCGACGTCGCCTCGGGCCGCTACGCCGACCCGGCCGGGATGCACGTGCTGGACCACGAGGGGGAGTTCTTCCGGGTGCGGGGCCCGCTGAACCTGCCCCGCCCGCCGCAGGGCCGTCCCGTGCTGTTCCAGGCCGGGTCCTCCGAGGACGGCCGGCGGCTCGCGGGCCGGCACGCCGAGGCCGTGTTCGTGCCGGGCTCGGCCCCGCTGCCGGGCGCGCGCAGCCTCTACGAGGACTACAAGCGGCGCGCCGTGGAGAACGGCCGGGACCGCTCGCACCTGCTCGTGCTGCCGGCCCTGTCCCCCGTGCTGGGCGAGACCCCCGCGCGCGCCCTGGAGCGGCTGGAGGAGATCGAGGCGCTGACCCCGGACCGGCTCAGCCTGGACTGGCTCTCGCACCACCTGGGGGTCGACCTGTCCGACCGGCCGCTGGACGAGCGGTTCGAGTTCGACTTCAGCAGCGGGTCGAACCAGGTGCAGACGGTGTTCGAGGGGGTCCGCAAGCTCGTGGACCGCGAGCGGTTCACGCTGCGGGAGCTGTACCGGGCGATGCTGCGCCGCCGGTTCCTGCCCGGCACCCCCGAGCAGGTGGCGGACTGGATGACCGAGCGGTTCACCGGCGGCGCGGCGGACGGTTTCACCCTGGCGTTCTCCTCCCTGCCCACCGGGCTGGAGGAGTTCGCCGAGCAGGTGGTGCCGCTGCTGGTGCGACGCGGGGTGCTGGCCCCGGAACTGCCCGCGGCGACCCTGCGGGAGAACCTCGGCCTGCCCGTGCCGCCCAGCCGCTACCGGTGA
- a CDS encoding antibiotic biosynthesis monooxygenase family protein, translating to MAVVKINAIEVPDGSGPELERRFAHRLGAVEGSPGFLGFELLRPVAGETRYFVYTRWETEEAYQAWAGGGARDAHAGERQRPVATGASLLEFEVVLGAGPA from the coding sequence ATGGCTGTCGTGAAGATCAACGCGATCGAGGTGCCGGACGGGTCCGGCCCGGAGCTGGAACGCCGGTTCGCGCACCGGCTGGGTGCCGTGGAGGGCAGCCCGGGGTTCCTCGGGTTCGAGCTGCTGCGTCCGGTGGCGGGTGAGACCCGCTACTTCGTCTACACCCGGTGGGAGACCGAGGAGGCGTACCAGGCGTGGGCGGGCGGCGGCGCCCGCGACGCCCACGCCGGGGAGCGGCAGCGGCCGGTCGCGACGGGCGCCTCGCTGCTGGAGTTCGAGGTCGTGCTGGGCGCCGGTCCCGCCTGA
- a CDS encoding ABC transporter permease subunit, with protein MRTRRTREALTGLALLAPSLLGTAVFLLVPVAVALWLSLHRWDLVSPARWAGLDNYAAVLSDAGTRHSFAVTALFTALVIPVQTGLGLLVAVLLARRLPGSGFFRVLYVVPWICAPLVVGLVWRWVFDPSTGALNALIGTRVEWLTSHALALPAVAFVTVWTQVGYVALFFLAGLAGIPPQLADAARVDGAGPWRVFRSITLPLLRPTTSFVLITGVISSFQVFDTVYAMTGGGPGGDTSVVAYQIYSEAFTALRMGRAAAISVVLMVVLVVLTVAQRLWFGRRTTYELSA; from the coding sequence GTGCGCACACGCCGTACCCGAGAGGCGCTGACGGGCCTCGCGCTGCTGGCCCCCAGCCTGCTGGGGACGGCCGTCTTCCTGCTGGTCCCCGTCGCGGTCGCGCTGTGGCTGAGCCTGCACCGCTGGGACCTGGTGTCCCCGGCCCGCTGGGCGGGCCTGGACAACTACGCCGCCGTCCTGTCCGACGCCGGCACCCGGCACTCCTTCGCCGTGACCGCGCTGTTCACCGCCCTCGTCATCCCCGTGCAGACCGGGCTGGGGCTGCTCGTGGCGGTCCTGCTCGCGCGCCGGCTGCCCGGGTCGGGGTTCTTCCGCGTCCTGTACGTCGTGCCCTGGATCTGCGCGCCGCTGGTCGTCGGGCTGGTCTGGCGGTGGGTGTTCGACCCCTCGACGGGCGCGCTCAACGCGCTGATCGGGACCCGGGTCGAGTGGCTCACCAGCCACGCCCTGGCCCTGCCCGCCGTCGCGTTCGTCACGGTCTGGACGCAGGTGGGCTACGTCGCGCTGTTCTTCCTCGCGGGGCTGGCCGGCATCCCGCCGCAGCTGGCCGACGCCGCGCGCGTCGACGGGGCCGGGCCCTGGCGGGTCTTCCGCAGCATCACGCTGCCGCTGCTGCGGCCCACGACGTCCTTCGTGCTCATCACGGGCGTCATCTCCAGCTTCCAGGTGTTCGACACCGTCTACGCCATGACCGGCGGCGGGCCGGGCGGGGACACGTCCGTCGTGGCCTACCAGATCTACTCCGAGGCGTTCACGGCGCTGCGCATGGGCCGGGCCGCCGCCATCTCGGTCGTCCTCATGGTGGTCCTCGTGGTGCTCACCGTGGCGCAGCGGCTGTGGTTCGGCCGCCGCACGACGTACGAGCTGTCCGCGTGA
- a CDS encoding O-acetylhomoserine aminocarboxypropyltransferase/cysteine synthase family protein, translated as MTHAPYGFTTQQVHAGAEPDPVTGSRVTPVHLTAGFVFDDFEHARARFAGEDDGYVYTRMGNPTTAAVERRLAVLEGGTDAILLGTGQAAITVALLGILGAGDHVVAAADLYEGSRGLLLDNFARLGIAVDFAAGPGDWERLVRPTTRAFFAESVANPKNSVLDVPAVAAVAHRHGVPLVVDNTFATPYLLRPLEHGADVVVHSASKFLAGHGSALGGAVVTGTGFDWSGFAHLTDPANVLAGMSWVERHGPQRAYVEHTRSVVASRLGPAISPFNAFLVQQGLETLSLRVGRQSATAETVARWLQARPEVVGVDHAGLPGHPSHDVARRLLPRGTGAVLSVTLEGGRAAAQRFVDAVQLFTRMTHVGDVRSLVIHPASTTHAHRSEDERLAAGIWPGLVRLSIGLEEPEDLLGDLEQALVASREREGAAA; from the coding sequence ATGACGCACGCCCCGTACGGCTTCACCACCCAGCAGGTCCACGCCGGCGCCGAACCGGACCCGGTCACCGGCTCCCGGGTCACGCCCGTCCACCTCACCGCCGGGTTCGTCTTCGACGACTTCGAGCACGCCCGCGCCCGCTTCGCCGGCGAGGACGACGGCTACGTCTACACCCGCATGGGCAACCCGACGACGGCCGCCGTCGAACGCCGCCTGGCGGTCCTGGAGGGCGGCACCGACGCGATCCTGCTCGGCACCGGCCAGGCCGCGATCACCGTCGCCCTGCTGGGGATCCTCGGCGCCGGCGACCACGTGGTGGCCGCCGCCGACCTCTACGAGGGCTCGCGCGGGCTGCTGCTGGACAACTTCGCCCGCCTGGGCATCGCCGTCGACTTCGCCGCCGGGCCGGGGGACTGGGAGCGGCTCGTGCGCCCGACGACCCGGGCGTTCTTCGCCGAGTCGGTCGCCAACCCCAAGAACAGCGTCCTGGACGTCCCGGCCGTGGCCGCCGTCGCGCACCGCCACGGCGTCCCGCTCGTCGTGGACAACACCTTCGCCACGCCCTACCTGCTGCGGCCGCTGGAGCACGGCGCCGACGTCGTCGTGCACTCGGCGAGCAAGTTCCTCGCCGGGCACGGCTCGGCGCTGGGCGGCGCGGTCGTCACCGGCACCGGTTTCGACTGGAGCGGTTTCGCCCACCTCACCGACCCCGCGAACGTCCTGGCCGGGATGAGCTGGGTGGAGCGCCACGGCCCGCAGCGCGCCTACGTCGAGCACACCCGCTCCGTCGTCGCCTCCCGGCTGGGCCCGGCGATCTCGCCGTTCAACGCCTTCCTGGTCCAGCAGGGGCTGGAGACCCTCTCGCTGCGGGTGGGCCGCCAGAGCGCGACCGCCGAGACCGTCGCGCGCTGGCTGCAGGCCCGGCCCGAGGTCGTCGGCGTCGACCACGCCGGGCTGCCCGGGCACCCCTCCCACGACGTCGCCCGCCGCCTGCTGCCGCGCGGCACCGGGGCGGTCCTGTCCGTGACGCTGGAGGGTGGACGCGCTGCGGCCCAACGGTTCGTCGACGCCGTGCAGCTGTTCACCCGGATGACCCACGTCGGGGACGTCCGCTCCCTGGTCATCCACCCCGCCAGCACCACGCACGCCCACCGCAGCGAGGACGAACGGCTCGCCGCCGGGATCTGGCCCGGCCTGGTGCGGCTGTCCATCGGGCTGGAGGAACCCGAGGACCTGCTCGGGGACCTGGAGCAGGCCCTCGTGGCCTCCCGCGAGCGCGAGGGGGCGGCGGCCTGA
- a CDS encoding TIGR03560 family F420-dependent LLM class oxidoreductase, with the protein MRIGLHVSDFTNPGGPAALREDLLRVVGEAEESGFRSVSVMDHLWQIPPIGDAERAMLEAYTTLGFLAARTERVELLAWVTAVTYREPGLLAKLVTTLDVLSGGRAWLGIGAAWFEQEATGLGLPFPGTAERFERLEETLRICRQMWSDSEEPFTGRHYALGRTLNSPQPLRRPHPPILIGGGGEKKTLRLVAQYADACNLFGGDDIARKLDVLRAHCEDLGRDYDEIEKTVMAVADPDDVEGFLEQARGWAALGVTHVHGGFRGYFEPGSVKRFGDAVVPRLAELGA; encoded by the coding sequence GTGCGCATCGGCCTGCACGTCTCGGACTTCACCAACCCCGGCGGCCCCGCCGCCCTGCGCGAGGACCTCCTGCGGGTCGTCGGCGAGGCGGAGGAGTCCGGTTTCCGCAGCGTCAGCGTCATGGACCACCTGTGGCAGATCCCGCCCATCGGCGACGCCGAGCGGGCCATGCTGGAGGCGTACACGACGCTGGGCTTCCTGGCCGCCCGCACCGAGCGCGTCGAGCTGCTCGCCTGGGTGACCGCGGTGACGTACCGGGAACCGGGGCTCCTGGCCAAGCTCGTCACCACCCTCGACGTGCTCTCCGGCGGCCGGGCGTGGCTGGGGATCGGGGCGGCCTGGTTCGAGCAGGAGGCGACGGGCCTGGGCCTGCCCTTCCCGGGCACCGCCGAGCGCTTCGAGCGGCTGGAGGAGACGCTGCGGATCTGCCGGCAGATGTGGTCCGACTCCGAGGAACCCTTCACCGGCCGGCACTACGCGCTCGGCCGGACCCTCAACAGCCCGCAGCCGCTGCGCCGCCCGCACCCGCCGATCCTCATCGGCGGCGGCGGGGAGAAGAAGACGCTGCGCCTGGTCGCGCAGTACGCCGACGCCTGCAACCTGTTCGGGGGCGACGACATCGCCCGCAAGCTCGACGTCCTGCGGGCCCACTGCGAGGACCTCGGCCGCGACTACGACGAGATCGAGAAGACCGTCATGGCCGTCGCCGACCCCGACGACGTCGAGGGGTTCCTCGAGCAGGCCCGCGGGTGGGCCGCGCTCGGCGTCACCCACGTCCACGGCGGGTTCCGGGGCTACTTCGAACCCGGCAGCGTCAAGCGGTTCGGCGACGCCGTGGTCCCGCGGCTGGCCGAGCTGGGCGCCTGA
- a CDS encoding LLM class flavin-dependent oxidoreductase, which produces MGRLQHFGYFFSRGFGPQGWGRDYQAWNDDWTRPDLYAHAVRDLERAGFDLVVVEDAISLGNPQTLDLRVRAAYGGPKHDPLLLAPYLFAATTHLGVVPTVNAGITPPYLAARQAATLQHLSGSRFGINLVTDTGSARHVGLDPVPHDVAYDRAEEWIDVVRRLWHSWDPEALVADPVTGRFADGTRIDAFAHRGEHFRLDGPLNALPFSSGDPVLVSPGGSPRGLGFAGSRSDVQLALAPLRVDRVREYRRRVLDAAALAGRKASDVRVLLVVKPELVASAAEADRVVEASAHPGEDVLREVALHWSSDLETDLTALPLDRPLDPAVFGDHVSLGTISALRGDTPDAPLRELLTRKARKGRLADRSGLVGTAEEFADLVEEFGEDAGNDGFLLSGDLHPVTLHRFLDDLVPVLRRRGVLRSGYGGGGLRGNLFEF; this is translated from the coding sequence ATGGGACGCCTGCAGCACTTCGGCTACTTCTTCTCCCGGGGTTTCGGCCCGCAGGGCTGGGGACGGGACTACCAGGCGTGGAACGACGACTGGACGCGCCCGGACCTGTACGCCCACGCCGTCCGCGACCTCGAACGGGCCGGGTTCGACCTCGTCGTGGTCGAGGACGCGATCTCGCTGGGGAACCCGCAGACCCTGGACCTGCGGGTGCGCGCCGCCTACGGCGGCCCCAAGCACGACCCGCTGCTGCTGGCGCCGTACCTGTTCGCCGCCACGACCCACCTCGGGGTCGTCCCGACGGTCAACGCGGGGATCACCCCGCCGTACCTCGCCGCCCGGCAGGCCGCGACGCTGCAGCACCTGTCCGGCAGCCGGTTCGGGATCAACCTCGTCACCGACACCGGCAGCGCCCGGCACGTCGGGCTCGACCCCGTCCCGCACGACGTCGCCTACGACCGCGCCGAGGAGTGGATCGACGTGGTCCGCCGGCTGTGGCACAGCTGGGACCCCGAGGCGCTCGTCGCCGACCCCGTCACGGGCCGGTTCGCCGACGGCACCCGCATCGACGCCTTCGCCCACCGCGGGGAGCACTTCCGCCTCGACGGCCCGCTGAACGCCCTGCCGTTCTCCTCGGGCGACCCCGTCCTGGTCTCCCCGGGCGGGTCGCCCCGGGGCCTGGGGTTCGCGGGGTCGCGCTCGGACGTGCAGCTGGCCCTCGCGCCCCTGCGGGTCGACCGGGTCCGCGAGTACCGGCGCAGGGTCCTCGACGCGGCCGCGCTGGCGGGCCGCAAGGCCTCCGACGTGCGCGTCCTGCTCGTCGTCAAACCCGAGCTCGTCGCGAGCGCCGCCGAGGCCGACCGCGTCGTCGAGGCCTCCGCGCACCCGGGCGAGGACGTCCTGCGCGAGGTCGCGCTGCACTGGTCCAGCGACCTGGAGACCGACCTGACCGCCCTGCCGCTGGACCGCCCGCTGGACCCGGCGGTGTTCGGCGACCACGTCTCCCTCGGGACGATCTCCGCGCTGCGCGGGGACACCCCCGACGCCCCGCTGCGGGAACTGCTGACCCGCAAGGCCCGCAAGGGCCGGCTGGCCGACCGGTCCGGCCTGGTCGGGACGGCGGAGGAGTTCGCCGACCTCGTCGAGGAGTTCGGCGAGGACGCGGGCAACGACGGGTTCCTGCTCTCGGGCGACCTGCACCCCGTGACGCTGCACCGCTTCCTCGACGACCTCGTGCCCGTGCTGCGCCGCCGCGGCGTCCTGCGGTCCGGGTACGGCGGCGGGGGGCTGCGGGGCAACCTGTTCGAGTTCTGA
- a CDS encoding ABC transporter substrate-binding protein gives MTSARTTSRLSRRSLLAGGLATAGLAGCSIADDGSSSGSSSGGGTTVTVRLWDDTVQPAYEKSFAAFREQNPGITPKIEMVPWASYWDKLPADVAGGTLPDVLWVNSSNFGVYVDSGTFLNISEELPDAVAGWQRTVVDQYTRSGSLWGVPQLSDAIGLFHNTDLVRAAGVDPAGLTWNPSGTGDTFLPAAEALTDTSGARTRYGFNAAYDLQAIFFNFVGSNGGAWQADDDSYVFGDDPKSVEAMQYVVDLINRDEVSPSAADTNDNGDFSRDQFTQGNMALFQSGTYNLKNVADAAQFSWGIAPGLTGPAGRVLVTNGIVAVGNAKTKDKEATLKVLEWLGSEEGAAPIGAEGAAFPAVTAAQQAYLDYWKGQDVDVQPFLDAAAATDTMPAPHGARAQTGQAAADEVLKEVFLGRIPVPEGMKRAQDAANAAIAG, from the coding sequence ATGACCAGCGCACGCACGACGTCCCGGCTCAGCCGCCGCTCCCTGCTCGCCGGGGGCCTGGCCACCGCGGGCCTGGCCGGCTGCTCCATCGCCGACGACGGCTCGTCCTCGGGGTCGTCCTCCGGCGGGGGGACGACGGTGACGGTGCGGTTGTGGGACGACACCGTGCAGCCCGCCTACGAGAAGAGCTTCGCGGCTTTCCGGGAGCAGAACCCCGGCATCACGCCGAAGATCGAGATGGTCCCGTGGGCCAGCTACTGGGACAAGCTGCCCGCCGACGTGGCCGGGGGGACCCTGCCGGACGTCCTGTGGGTCAACAGCTCCAACTTCGGCGTCTACGTCGACTCCGGCACGTTCCTGAACATCTCCGAGGAACTGCCCGACGCCGTCGCGGGCTGGCAGCGGACGGTCGTCGACCAGTACACCCGCTCCGGGTCCCTGTGGGGCGTCCCGCAGCTGTCCGACGCCATCGGCCTCTTCCACAACACCGACCTCGTCCGGGCCGCCGGCGTGGACCCGGCCGGCCTCACGTGGAACCCGTCGGGGACCGGGGACACGTTCCTGCCCGCGGCCGAGGCGCTGACGGACACCTCCGGGGCCCGCACGCGGTACGGGTTCAACGCCGCCTACGACCTGCAGGCGATCTTCTTCAACTTCGTCGGGTCCAACGGCGGCGCCTGGCAGGCCGACGACGACAGCTACGTCTTCGGCGACGACCCGAAGTCCGTCGAGGCCATGCAGTACGTCGTCGACCTGATCAACCGCGACGAGGTGTCGCCCTCGGCGGCCGACACCAACGACAACGGCGACTTCTCCCGCGACCAGTTCACCCAGGGGAACATGGCGCTGTTCCAGTCCGGCACCTACAACCTCAAGAACGTCGCCGACGCGGCGCAGTTCTCCTGGGGCATCGCGCCGGGCCTGACGGGGCCGGCCGGCCGGGTCCTGGTCACCAACGGGATCGTCGCCGTCGGCAACGCCAAGACCAAGGACAAGGAGGCGACGCTGAAGGTCCTGGAGTGGCTGGGCAGCGAGGAGGGCGCCGCGCCCATCGGGGCCGAGGGCGCCGCGTTCCCCGCCGTCACGGCCGCGCAGCAGGCCTACCTGGACTACTGGAAGGGCCAGGACGTCGACGTCCAGCCCTTCCTGGACGCGGCCGCGGCCACCGACACGATGCCCGCCCCGCACGGCGCCCGCGCCCAGACCGGCCAGGCGGCCGCCGACGAGGTCCTCAAGGAGGTGTTCCTGGGGCGCATCCCCGTGCCCGAGGGCATGAAGCGGGCCCAGGACGCCGCGAACGCGGCGATCGCGGGGTGA